One window of the Lactococcus lactis genome contains the following:
- a CDS encoding NADPH-dependent FMN reductase, which produces MKLIGLVGSNSKKSTNRILLQYMQKHFTEGVEIKLIEIKEFPMFNKPASMKLPDIVQEISEEIKLSDGVIIATPEYDHAIPATLMNALAWLSYGIDPFLNKPVMIIGASYGTLGSSRAQLQLRQILDAPELKANVMPGSEFLLAHSLQSFNEAGDLSDIEVAKNLEKLFKSFQLFVKMVANFSSAKEFILEDTENKESLNK; this is translated from the coding sequence ATGAAATTAATTGGACTCGTGGGAAGTAACTCTAAGAAATCAACTAATCGTATACTTTTACAGTATATGCAGAAGCATTTTACGGAAGGGGTTGAAATTAAACTTATTGAAATAAAGGAATTTCCAATGTTTAATAAACCTGCTAGCATGAAGCTACCAGATATCGTTCAAGAAATATCTGAAGAAATTAAACTATCTGATGGTGTGATCATCGCTACCCCAGAATATGATCACGCAATTCCAGCAACGTTAATGAATGCTTTAGCTTGGTTATCATATGGAATAGACCCATTTTTGAATAAACCTGTTATGATTATAGGAGCTTCGTATGGTACATTGGGTTCATCTCGTGCTCAACTTCAATTGAGACAAATTCTTGATGCACCTGAGCTTAAGGCCAATGTTATGCCTGGCTCAGAATTTTTACTGGCTCATTCTTTACAGTCATTTAATGAAGCAGGCGATTTATCTGATATTGAAGTTGCAAAAAATTTAGAAAAACTCTTTAAAAGTTTTCAGCTCTTCGTAAAAATGGTCGCAAACTTTTCCAGTGCAAAGGAATTTATCCTCGAAGATACTGAGAATAAAGAATCATTGAATAAATAA